In the genome of Cyanobacterium sp. T60_A2020_053, one region contains:
- a CDS encoding pentapeptide repeat-containing protein: MKHQLEWQVLTSDIQRWNQLRHHNSGSKILDLRGIDLSNHNLDQVDLSYCDLSHSNLIGCSLRGADLRGTNLSYCNLIGVNLRLANLRDSLIINAQLNRANLSEANLINATLNESDLSYANLYEAELIGAYLYKVNLSFAQLVNTHLVKAYLVLANVHNTIFNNADGRWCNFDQVDFTQAKLLDLKKN, translated from the coding sequence ATGAAACATCAATTAGAATGGCAAGTTTTAACTTCTGATATTCAACGCTGGAATCAATTACGCCATCATAATTCTGGTAGCAAAATTCTTGATTTAAGAGGTATTGATTTAAGTAATCATAATTTAGATCAAGTTGATTTAAGTTACTGTGATCTTAGTCATAGTAATTTGATTGGTTGTAGTTTGAGGGGCGCTGATTTACGAGGTACTAATCTAAGTTATTGTAATTTAATTGGAGTTAATTTACGGTTAGCTAATTTGCGTGATAGTTTGATCATTAATGCTCAGTTAAATAGAGCTAATCTTAGTGAAGCAAACTTAATTAATGCTACTCTTAATGAGTCTGATTTAAGTTATGCTAATCTTTATGAAGCTGAGTTAATTGGAGCTTATTTATATAAGGTTAATCTTAGTTTTGCACAGTTGGTTAATACTCATTTAGTTAAGGCTTATCTAGTTTTAGCTAATGTTCATAATACTATTTTTAATAACGCTGACGGGCGCTGGTGCAATTTTGATCAAGTTGATTTTACCCAAGCTAAGTTACTTGATCTTAAAAAAAATTAA
- a CDS encoding DUF751 family protein, translated as MGEFFENVLRYPRYMVSLILGIFIFLWEQIKPLFNNPFTGIAIFGILIGGFSFLYFTLEAMLGLNTM; from the coding sequence ATGGGTGAATTTTTTGAAAATGTATTGCGTTATCCTCGCTACATGGTGAGTTTAATTTTGGGAATATTTATTTTTTTGTGGGAACAAATTAAACCTTTATTTAATAATCCTTTCACTGGAATAGCTATTTTTGGGATTTTGATTGGCGGTTTTTCTTTCCTATATTTTACTCTAGAAGCTATGTTAGGTTTGAATACCATGTGA